The Candidatus Schekmanbacteria bacterium genomic interval GGCATTCTTTGCTGGAGTACTGCTTGAAAACCTAAAAAAAACCCATCAAGAATTAGAGGAAAAGGAAGGGACATTAAAAAAACTAGAAAGACTCAATGAAAATATTCTTCAAAGTCTAAGCAATGGTATAATTACAACTGATCTAAACGGAAAAATAATTTCATTCAATGCTGCAGCAGAAAAAATCTTTGGAATTGACAGCTATGCGGCAATAGGCAAACATTGGAACGAAATTCTTCCTACTATACCCTACATAGAATCTTTGAAAAGACTTTCTCATTCATCGTCAGGCATAATTTCAGAGGAAATAGAATTGCTAATAAATGGAGCAAAAAAGAATATATCTTTTTCCCTTTTTCCTTTAAAAGATGAAGATGGAAATAATACAGGTATGATTGGAAATTTTGAAGACATTACTGAAGTCAAAAGGATGGAAGAAAGTTTGAAGAGGGCTGACCGTCTTGCGGCAATAGGCGAAGTTGCTGCAGGAATGGCTCATGAAATTAGGAATCCATTGGCATCAATCAGCGGCTCAATACAAATGCTGAAGGATACAATCAAAACCGATGGAAAAAACAAAAAGTTGATGGACATCAGTATCAAGGAATCTGAAAGGCTTGACCATATAATAAACAATTTTCTTCAATATGCCCGTCCCGGCCAGCCTAAATTTGAAAAATGCGACGCAGCAAAGATCATTGAAGATGTTATCACTCTTGTCAAAAACAGCCCAAAATTTACTAATAAAAAAATAAATTTCAATTTTAAACAAAATAATGAAAAGATTTTTATAAATGCTGATAGCAAACAGCTCGAGCAGGTGTTGTGGAATCTTTCGATCAATTCAATCGAAGCTATAGAAAAAGAAGGGAATGTCGAAATTTCACTATCGAAAGATGAAAACAATACCAATTCTCATTCATTAGGGAA includes:
- a CDS encoding PAS domain S-box protein, with the protein product PLLSVLYILIIFTYLLTIIYSILLNRIKNVVAFAYIQIIGDLIFDTVLVYLTRGIESPFIFLYSLTIIMAGIVLFRMGSFVAASLSSLLFVSMCIFQINKIKLLPIPDYYVNPITPYSFWELFLKIFLSIAAFYLVAFFAGVLLENLKKTHQELEEKEGTLKKLERLNENILQSLSNGIITTDLNGKIISFNAAAEKIFGIDSYAAIGKHWNEILPTIPYIESLKRLSHSSSGIISEEIELLINGAKKNISFSLFPLKDEDGNNTGMIGNFEDITEVKRMEESLKRADRLAAIGEVAAGMAHEIRNPLASISGSIQMLKDTIKTDGKNKKLMDISIKESERLDHIINNFLQYARPGQPKFEKCDAAKIIEDVITLVKNSPKFTNKKINFNFKQNNEKIFINADSKQLEQVLWNLSINSIEAIEKEGNVEISLSKDENNTNSHSLGKNRSFAKITFSDDGEGIKKEDMGKIFSPFYTTKEGGTGLGLAIVYRIIEEHFGRIEIDETNEKGTKFFIYLPIAE